In one Lolium rigidum isolate FL_2022 chromosome 3, APGP_CSIRO_Lrig_0.1, whole genome shotgun sequence genomic region, the following are encoded:
- the LOC124699768 gene encoding F-box/kelch-repeat protein SKIP20-like: MMRNQKSRAQECKVDHIDLIPGMPDDVAVDCLARVPHRSFGSMRGVCRGWRGAAAAPEFALARADAGANEDLVFLLQFGIPTDGNPAVGGDAPASTQAYGLSVYNVTTGEWRRERAAPPVPMFAQCAAVGSRLAVLGGWDTKTFEPVADVHVLDATTGVWRRGAPMRSARSFFACAEAGGKIYVAGGHDKLKNALKTAEAYDAGADAWDPLPDMSEERDECDGMATVAGDRFLAVSGYRTGRQGGFERDAEWFDPAARVWRRLERVRAPPSAAHVVVRGRVWCIEGTAMMEYRGERREWREVGPSPPGLKAGTARAVAVGGGERVVVTGAISSGGHALWVFDVKTKIWTVVCPPPEFAGFVFSVGSVRV; the protein is encoded by the coding sequence ATGATGAGGAACCAAAAGAGCCGTGCTCAGGAGTGCAAGGTCGACCACATCGACcttatccccgggatgccggacgACGTCGCCGTCGACTGCCTCGCGCGCGTCCCGCACCGCTCCTTCGGCTCCATGCGGGGCGTCTGCCGCGGCTggaggggcgccgccgccgcgccggagtTCGCCCTCGCGCGCGCCGACGCTGGCGCAAACGAGGATCTCGTCTTCCTCCTGCAGTTCGGGATCCCGACGGACGGCAACCCCGCCGTAGGCGGAGACGCGCCGGCCAGCACCCAGGCGTACGGGTTGTCGGTCTACAACGTCACCACGGGCGAGTGGCGCCGCGAGCGCGCGGCGCCGCCGGTGCCGATGTTCGCGCAGTGCGCGGCGGTCGGGAGCCGCCTGGCCGTGCTGGGCGGGTGGGACACCAAGACCTTCGAGCCCGTGGCGGACGTCCACGTGCTGGACGCCACCACCGGCGTGTGGCGCCGCGGCGCGCCGATGCGGTCCGCGCGGTCCTTCTTCGCGTGCGCCGAGGCGGGCGGCAAGATCTACGTCGCCGGGGGCCACGACAAGCTGAAGAACGCGCTCAAGACGGCGGAGGCGTACGACGCGGGGGCCGACGCCTGGGACCCGCTCCCGGACATGTCGGAGGAGCGCGACGAGTGCGACGGCATGGCCACCGTCGCCGGCGACCGCTTCCTCGCCGTCAGCGGGTACCGCACGGGCCGGCAGGGCGGGTTCGAGCGCGACGCGGAGTGGTTCGATCCCGCGGCCCGCGTGTGGCGCCGCCTGGAGCGCGTGCGCGCGCCCCCCTCGGCGGCGCACGTGGTGGTGCGCGGCCGCGTGTGGTGCATCGAGGGCACCGCCATGATGGAGTACCGCGGGGAGCGCCGCGAGTGGCGTGAGGTCGGCCCGTCCCCGCCGGGACTCAAGGCCGGCACGGCGCGCGCGGTCGCCGTCGGCGGTGGAGAGCGCGTGGTGGTCACCGGGGCTATCAGTTCTGGCGGGCACGCGCTGTGGGTGTTCGACGTCAAGACCAAGATCTGGACCGTGGTGTGCCCTCCGCCGGAGTTCGCCGGCTTCGTCTTCTCAGTGGGATCTGTGCGGGTGTGA